Proteins encoded by one window of Blastopirellula marina:
- a CDS encoding SPFH domain-containing protein, which translates to MFPILLFGFFVGVAFVPIMLRIATSFGLYVIVHECEAHVYTLFGKVIGTIDEPGLHLPISKFGVGALLVPFFGKRHVVSTALRQHYLRGQMVNSEEGTPMGVGLWYEMEVNDPVAYLFINTNPEGSLQANVASSAISTLSNLEMDKMLEDRHTLSRTVRAAVSPLSEKWGYRLGSVYIRKVFFTDVQMVHNITDKVVKRLIQVTSAMKQDGENRVGLIKSETAKEVSQKMAEAGAMRPDIVGKMLNEIGKADPEILESVLEVMEVEKLLNSKAEVSIIPRGANVMFNLNSGNGKSGGTQYVQAEN; encoded by the coding sequence ATGTTTCCCATACTTCTTTTCGGTTTCTTCGTCGGGGTAGCATTCGTCCCGATCATGCTTCGCATCGCCACCAGTTTTGGCCTGTACGTGATCGTCCATGAATGCGAAGCCCACGTTTACACCCTGTTTGGTAAGGTCATCGGCACGATCGACGAGCCTGGCCTGCACTTGCCGATCTCGAAGTTCGGGGTGGGCGCGCTGTTGGTCCCGTTCTTTGGCAAGCGGCACGTGGTCAGCACGGCCCTGCGTCAGCACTATCTCCGCGGCCAGATGGTCAACTCCGAAGAAGGGACCCCGATGGGTGTTGGCTTGTGGTACGAGATGGAAGTCAACGACCCAGTCGCTTACCTGTTCATCAATACGAACCCGGAAGGCTCGCTCCAAGCCAACGTCGCATCCAGCGCGATCAGCACGCTGAGCAACCTGGAAATGGACAAGATGCTGGAAGACCGGCACACACTGAGCCGCACCGTTCGCGCCGCGGTGTCTCCTCTGTCTGAGAAGTGGGGTTATCGCCTCGGTTCGGTCTACATCCGAAAAGTCTTCTTTACCGACGTGCAGATGGTTCACAATATTACCGACAAGGTCGTCAAACGTCTGATTCAGGTCACCAGTGCCATGAAACAGGACGGCGAAAACCGTGTTGGCTTGATCAAGAGTGAAACGGCGAAGGAAGTCTCGCAGAAGATGGCCGAAGCAGGTGCGATGCGACCCGATATCGTCGGTAAGATGTTGAATGAAATTGGTAAAGCCGATCCAGAGATTCTGGAATCGGTGCTCGAGGTGATGGAAGTCGAGAAGCTGCTCAACTCGAAAGCCGAGGTCAGCATCATTCCCCGTGGTGCCAACGTGATGTTCAACCTGAACAGCGGCAACGGAAAATCGGGTGGTACCCAGTACGTTCAGGCCGAGAACTAG
- a CDS encoding hemolysin family protein, translating into MGTFELLVIALMIAFNSVFAAYEIALASIGLGRLHALKDENRHGATSALRMKDNMEASLAVVQLGITLVAAVAAATGGAGAAEKVEPMLIEAGFSETVAALLAIALVVAPLTMITILFGELVPKVFALKNKEWICLKLSPPMEWFSYAVWPAVWFFEKSVTGIVSLFGKRQADGDDTSEAAIQELHGAASLARISKLIGRREEGIIVSASRLSATPLSDIMLPAQYMGMLPADETMEHALQLAHQTMHTRYPVTQQAGSAQQITGYVNLKDIIAENTHEGSQRKLSTLTRPIISFAANASVAECLEQLMRERQHIALVRENDQIIGMVTLEDIIEEIIGEIHDEFDQLPTYVRRSGDGWIAGGFASLHHLQHVTGLTLKPISEKPVLNLNDWILEHLTDPPLSGMTIRDENNRVVVRKTKGALVREAFIYRAPANDSKEEDA; encoded by the coding sequence ATGGGAACGTTCGAATTGCTCGTGATCGCTTTGATGATCGCGTTCAACAGTGTCTTCGCCGCTTATGAAATTGCCCTAGCATCGATTGGCCTTGGTCGGCTGCATGCGTTGAAAGACGAAAACCGGCATGGGGCGACCTCCGCGCTGCGCATGAAAGACAACATGGAGGCCAGCCTGGCCGTCGTACAGTTAGGCATCACGTTGGTTGCTGCTGTTGCCGCGGCTACCGGCGGGGCAGGGGCCGCCGAGAAAGTCGAGCCGATGCTGATCGAAGCTGGCTTCTCGGAAACAGTTGCCGCACTGTTGGCCATTGCCTTGGTGGTCGCACCGTTAACGATGATCACCATCCTGTTTGGGGAACTGGTTCCCAAAGTCTTTGCACTGAAGAACAAGGAGTGGATCTGCCTGAAGCTTTCACCGCCGATGGAATGGTTCTCGTACGCGGTCTGGCCAGCCGTTTGGTTCTTCGAGAAGTCGGTAACTGGCATCGTCTCGCTCTTCGGTAAACGCCAAGCAGATGGTGACGACACTTCCGAAGCTGCCATTCAAGAACTTCACGGAGCAGCATCCTTGGCACGTATCAGCAAACTGATCGGACGCCGTGAAGAAGGCATCATCGTCAGTGCGTCTCGGCTTTCAGCCACACCGTTATCCGATATTATGCTGCCGGCCCAGTATATGGGCATGTTGCCTGCAGACGAAACGATGGAACACGCTTTGCAGTTAGCCCATCAGACGATGCACACGCGGTACCCGGTCACACAGCAAGCAGGCAGCGCACAACAAATTACCGGGTACGTTAATCTGAAAGACATCATTGCCGAAAATACTCATGAGGGTTCGCAGCGGAAGCTGAGCACCCTGACCCGACCGATCATTTCATTCGCCGCGAACGCCTCGGTTGCCGAGTGTCTCGAGCAGTTGATGCGCGAACGACAGCATATCGCCCTGGTGCGCGAGAATGATCAAATCATCGGCATGGTGACCCTCGAGGATATTATCGAAGAGATCATCGGCGAGATCCACGACGAGTTCGACCAACTGCCCACATACGTTCGTCGCTCTGGCGACGGCTGGATTGCCGGGGGATTTGCATCGTTGCACCACCTGCAACATGTGACCGGCCTGACGCTCAAGCCCATCAGCGAAAAGCCGGTTCTGAACTTGAACGACTGGATTCTCGAACATCTCACCGATCCACCCCTTAGCGGCATGACGATCCGCGACGAGAATAATCGCGTCGTGGTTCGCAAAACGAAAGGAGCATTGGTTCGCGAGGCATTCATTTACCGCGCACCAGCAAATGACTCGAAAGAGGAAGACGCCTAG
- a CDS encoding DUF1559 domain-containing protein produces MSIRMNCRRGFTLVELLVVIAIIGVLIALLLPAVQQAREAARRMQCSNNLKQFGIALHNYHDTFGKFPPGYLLQDLNGSNLDYNGTGSSWGWGAQLLPFIEQNALADSLGVGSQSLTNALSNATLVTLMKQPVQAFLCPSDTAPNPNTGHQLKKSSGDEPVATSNYVGNNTSHKWHSGGRLTGYGPGEGGGWSGPGAANAPTGIFWRNSRIGMRDITDGTSNTIAIGERSWRLNNPAGTQFVCDAAIAIGTAHNNEQLTIRHVLAGGAVRINFTNNECKYGFSSRHPGGAMFVLCDGSVRFIPETIDHTPTASGSSGSFNNSTFEKLLSRDDGQPIGSY; encoded by the coding sequence ATGTCTATCCGTATGAATTGTCGGCGCGGGTTCACTCTCGTCGAACTGCTGGTTGTCATTGCCATTATTGGAGTATTGATCGCTCTACTGTTGCCTGCGGTACAGCAGGCCCGCGAAGCGGCTCGTCGGATGCAGTGCAGCAACAATTTGAAACAGTTTGGTATCGCACTTCACAATTACCACGATACCTTTGGTAAGTTCCCGCCTGGTTATTTGCTCCAAGACCTCAATGGAAGCAATTTGGACTACAACGGCACAGGATCGTCGTGGGGTTGGGGTGCTCAGTTACTTCCTTTCATAGAACAAAACGCTCTTGCTGACTCTTTAGGCGTGGGATCCCAGTCGCTGACCAATGCGCTCAGCAACGCTACCTTAGTCACGTTGATGAAGCAGCCAGTTCAGGCATTTCTTTGTCCTTCCGATACGGCTCCCAATCCGAATACGGGGCATCAACTGAAAAAGTCTTCTGGCGACGAACCGGTTGCGACAAGTAACTATGTCGGAAACAACACGAGCCATAAGTGGCACTCCGGCGGCCGGCTTACCGGTTACGGGCCTGGCGAAGGAGGCGGTTGGTCGGGTCCTGGAGCGGCTAATGCGCCGACCGGAATCTTCTGGCGGAACTCGCGAATTGGCATGCGCGACATCACCGATGGTACCTCGAACACCATTGCGATCGGAGAACGCAGTTGGCGTCTGAATAATCCAGCAGGAACGCAGTTCGTCTGTGATGCAGCAATCGCCATCGGTACGGCCCACAACAACGAACAGTTGACGATTCGCCACGTACTGGCTGGCGGTGCAGTTCGCATCAATTTCACCAACAACGAGTGCAAATACGGTTTCTCCAGCCGTCACCCTGGCGGAGCGATGTTCGTGCTGTGCGATGGTTCGGTGCGTTTCATTCCCGAAACGATTGACCATACACCTACGGCATCGGGTTCCAGTGGTTCCTTCAACAACAGTACCTTTGAGAAGCTTCTATCACGCGACGATGGTCAGCCTATTGGGTCTTACTAA
- a CDS encoding PAAR domain-containing protein yields the protein MPPAARIADMHTCPMSTGPVPHVGGPVMVGCPTVLIGGMPAARVGDMVTCCGPPDVISMGSPSVFIGGMPAARMGDMCAHGGTITIGFPLVNIGEMGGAPTIPSIPSLPSLSGLSISLPEIHIPVPCISLELPHLTIPKLKKLHLPSLVSSFGQGLFEGLVNKQNLEMFAARTALVALGANPELVGAAMAMYGAYSLYKTCDQMGNGNPAAGLAKLGSALASGNANDYAHLAGSLASIAVMGKANDAVDDAALTGARNANAISKVDDALDDASKSGNAGKAAKATNAAGKIAKAGDKIDRASAAAGQAQDNADEHHTGILGI from the coding sequence ATGCCGCCTGCCGCTCGGATCGCTGATATGCATACCTGCCCGATGAGTACCGGGCCGGTTCCGCATGTAGGTGGACCGGTGATGGTGGGTTGTCCGACGGTGCTGATCGGCGGAATGCCGGCTGCCCGTGTGGGAGATATGGTCACGTGCTGTGGCCCGCCGGATGTGATTTCGATGGGTTCACCCTCCGTATTCATTGGCGGCATGCCTGCTGCCCGGATGGGAGACATGTGTGCCCACGGGGGGACCATCACGATCGGTTTCCCTCTGGTAAACATCGGCGAAATGGGCGGGGCTCCGACGATCCCTTCGATCCCCAGTTTGCCGTCGCTGTCAGGCCTTTCGATCAGCCTGCCTGAGATTCATATCCCGGTGCCCTGCATCTCGCTGGAACTGCCACACCTGACGATTCCCAAGCTGAAGAAGCTGCACCTGCCGTCGCTGGTCAGTTCGTTTGGCCAGGGATTGTTTGAAGGTTTGGTGAACAAGCAAAACCTGGAGATGTTCGCGGCACGCACTGCCTTGGTCGCGCTGGGGGCGAATCCGGAACTGGTCGGTGCCGCGATGGCCATGTACGGCGCGTACAGCTTGTACAAGACGTGCGATCAGATGGGCAACGGTAACCCGGCGGCTGGTCTGGCCAAGTTGGGTTCGGCCCTGGCTAGCGGCAATGCGAATGACTACGCCCACCTGGCGGGCAGCCTGGCTTCAATCGCCGTGATGGGGAAGGCCAACGACGCCGTCGACGACGCAGCCCTGACCGGGGCACGCAACGCCAATGCGATCTCTAAAGTCGACGACGCGCTAGACGACGCATCGAAGTCCGGAAACGCCGGCAAGGCAGCCAAAGCAACCAACGCCGCCGGCAAGATCGCCAAGGCAGGCGACAAGATCGACCGGGCCAGTGCGGCCGCCGGTCAAGCACAAGATAACGCAGACGAACACCACACAGGCATCTTGGGAATTTAA
- a CDS encoding carboxypeptidase-like regulatory domain-containing protein — protein sequence MKCALGVPLLAMLTMLLGCGGYDGPPVGSVSGVVTIQGKPASDVVVEFTPLEGGRGSTGTTDDSGRYELIYSSNKMGAQIGKHSVTISGNQVLDDSNTNLMKPKTSVPKEVAETKREVEVNSGSNTIDLEYP from the coding sequence ATGAAGTGCGCGCTAGGTGTGCCGCTACTCGCAATGCTTACCATGTTGCTCGGCTGTGGTGGCTACGATGGTCCCCCTGTGGGGAGCGTATCCGGAGTCGTAACGATCCAGGGAAAACCGGCTTCGGACGTGGTTGTCGAATTCACTCCGTTAGAAGGAGGGCGCGGCTCTACGGGAACAACCGACGACAGTGGACGGTACGAGCTTATTTACAGCTCAAACAAAATGGGAGCCCAAATCGGTAAACACTCTGTCACGATCAGCGGTAATCAGGTACTCGACGATAGCAATACCAACTTGATGAAACCCAAAACCTCGGTTCCCAAGGAAGTCGCCGAGACGAAACGTGAAGTCGAGGTCAACTCAGGCAGCAACACGATTGATCTTGAATATCCATAA
- a CDS encoding glycosyltransferase family 39 protein: MELEASSSVWTRWFWLFALTHVIVWSIMPILTAANAPLDTIEMIYWGNQWQWGYYKHPPLPAWLAAGTSGWFSDPAWASYIVAQACILACLWAVWEIVRDRNKPWIALAAAALLEACAFYNYTTIELNNNMVRRGMTALTVLFLYWAITKGRLAYWAAAGVFVALGLLSKYDHGMLVLSLVAFAAIHPQVRGLWKTPGPYVLIGVSLLLFAPHAWWMVENDFITLKYIQDRTHTEPNAWNHLIMPAKFLGEQLGAIAGMLIGSIALLGFFWKWRTDLSSEDRLTRDYLLAVVLGPLSIAVLASLATGGMIRSMLGAPIWIFLPALLVMCFERRRQDPLTCGRLAVGCACLSIVFAAIVGSRNVYGTAMREKYLRVDYPGNQLADEVQLRWQSVASTGQPPTIAGSWWPAGNASVYADRPVDVYPECDPRFAPWIDETNIRDQGGVIVWEDPDDRPAQIEEWLSRFPNAIVQKPIEIRHVKAPAMDPVKIGIAIIPPSDMGRTNTTPEIANSANSTASETK, from the coding sequence ATGGAATTGGAAGCTTCGTCGTCGGTTTGGACGCGTTGGTTCTGGCTCTTCGCGCTGACGCATGTCATCGTCTGGTCGATCATGCCTATCCTGACCGCGGCCAATGCCCCCTTGGATACGATCGAAATGATCTACTGGGGCAACCAATGGCAATGGGGCTACTACAAGCATCCGCCTCTTCCGGCCTGGTTAGCGGCAGGAACAAGCGGCTGGTTCAGCGACCCAGCCTGGGCTTCGTACATCGTCGCTCAGGCCTGCATTCTGGCTTGTCTGTGGGCGGTGTGGGAGATCGTTCGCGATCGGAACAAGCCTTGGATTGCGCTCGCGGCTGCCGCGCTGCTTGAGGCCTGTGCGTTCTACAACTACACCACCATCGAACTGAATAACAACATGGTCCGCCGGGGCATGACCGCGCTAACCGTGTTGTTTCTGTATTGGGCCATCACTAAGGGACGCCTAGCCTACTGGGCAGCCGCTGGGGTGTTTGTTGCGTTAGGTCTGCTCTCGAAGTACGACCACGGTATGCTCGTATTAAGCCTGGTCGCGTTTGCTGCGATTCATCCGCAAGTACGTGGTCTGTGGAAAACGCCGGGCCCGTACGTGTTGATTGGCGTTTCGCTTCTATTGTTTGCTCCGCACGCATGGTGGATGGTCGAAAACGATTTCATCACGCTCAAATACATTCAGGATCGCACGCATACCGAACCCAATGCCTGGAATCACCTGATCATGCCGGCTAAGTTCCTCGGAGAACAACTCGGAGCGATCGCCGGTATGCTGATCGGATCCATCGCACTGCTGGGATTCTTCTGGAAGTGGCGAACCGACCTTAGCAGTGAAGATCGCCTGACACGCGACTACCTTTTGGCTGTGGTGCTTGGGCCGTTGTCGATCGCCGTGCTCGCTTCTTTGGCGACTGGCGGAATGATTCGCAGCATGCTCGGGGCACCGATCTGGATCTTCTTGCCGGCACTATTGGTGATGTGCTTTGAACGCCGTCGGCAAGACCCACTTACCTGCGGCAGGCTTGCAGTGGGCTGCGCGTGCCTAAGTATTGTCTTCGCGGCCATCGTCGGTTCACGCAATGTGTACGGAACGGCCATGCGCGAGAAGTACCTGCGCGTCGACTATCCAGGGAATCAACTTGCCGACGAAGTGCAACTGCGCTGGCAATCGGTAGCCAGTACTGGGCAGCCTCCCACGATCGCTGGATCGTGGTGGCCGGCCGGCAATGCCTCGGTGTATGCCGATAGGCCGGTCGATGTCTATCCCGAATGCGACCCTCGATTCGCACCCTGGATCGATGAAACAAACATTCGCGACCAAGGCGGTGTCATCGTATGGGAAGATCCAGACGATCGGCCTGCCCAAATCGAAGAATGGCTATCCCGCTTTCCGAATGCGATTGTCCAGAAACCGATTGAAATCCGGCATGTAAAAGCCCCTGCGATGGATCCCGTAAAGATAGGCATCGCCATCATTCCTCCGAGCGACATGGGGAGAACAAACACTACCCCTGAAATCGCGAATTCCGCCAACTCTACGGCGTCGGAAACGAAATAG
- a CDS encoding SPFH domain-containing protein, whose translation MTTFLVGLTLGLMAYVFFRVILTAFYIIPPDQRAVITTFGRAERLSEEFVEPLDDPNLSEDEKKRYTYPKVRVVGPGGPYFKMPWQQVHKVSVATRSVDLVWDPTKKQETIEAVTKDNLTTGVNGQIRYKVSENNLYAFLFGVSSPLEHIMGYFVSVLRERIATFSDPKGASFLAKPSAGDDDAPTSIDLSEGVSINDLRKNLPLLNSYMEEQCRCTPGRYGVELDAALITSIDPPPEVDRALSAINSTRNQVAADLSTAQADAEQQITMSKRAVDIASNNAQAEVAPLRELARTLTQIKHEGGSGAVRAYIRDLKVPLLSRAVSVVQTREEK comes from the coding sequence ATGACTACGTTCTTGGTAGGGCTCACACTCGGGCTCATGGCTTACGTCTTCTTTCGCGTCATATTGACGGCGTTCTATATCATTCCGCCTGACCAACGGGCCGTGATCACCACCTTTGGGCGAGCCGAACGGTTGAGCGAAGAGTTTGTCGAACCACTGGACGATCCGAACTTGAGCGAAGACGAAAAGAAGCGTTACACCTATCCCAAGGTCCGCGTCGTTGGCCCTGGCGGACCCTATTTCAAGATGCCATGGCAGCAGGTCCATAAGGTGAGCGTCGCTACCCGCAGCGTCGACCTGGTGTGGGACCCAACGAAAAAACAAGAAACGATCGAAGCGGTCACCAAAGATAACCTGACGACCGGTGTCAACGGGCAGATCCGCTACAAAGTGAGTGAGAACAACCTGTACGCGTTTTTATTTGGTGTTTCCAGTCCACTGGAACACATCATGGGTTACTTCGTGAGCGTGCTTCGCGAACGCATCGCTACGTTCAGCGATCCGAAGGGTGCCAGCTTCCTCGCCAAGCCTTCCGCCGGCGACGATGACGCACCGACAAGCATCGATCTTTCGGAAGGGGTCTCGATTAACGACCTGCGAAAGAACCTGCCACTGTTGAATTCCTACATGGAAGAACAATGCCGCTGCACGCCAGGTCGTTATGGGGTGGAACTCGATGCGGCACTGATCACCAGTATCGATCCGCCACCGGAAGTCGACCGTGCTCTTTCAGCCATTAACAGTACCCGCAACCAGGTAGCCGCCGACCTAAGTACCGCCCAGGCCGATGCCGAGCAGCAGATCACGATGAGCAAGCGAGCCGTCGATATCGCCTCGAACAACGCCCAGGCCGAAGTCGCCCCGCTGCGAGAACTGGCTCGAACACTCACGCAAATCAAACACGAAGGTGGCTCGGGAGCCGTCCGTGCCTACATCCGCGACTTGAAAGTGCCGCTGCTATCCCGCGCGGTCAGTGTCGTTCAAACCCGAGAAGAGAAGTAA